A genomic stretch from Schistosoma mansoni, WGS project CABG00000000 data, supercontig 0259, strain Puerto Rico, whole genome shotgun sequence includes:
- a CDS encoding acetylcholine receptor beta, putative, with protein MPFQFIIYFYILFYIKKIDSNNQWINSIYNNKSIISNYSNRTINQQYSRSFYKLSLINNTNNHLNKIDSSYSNLNLNWEFKQNQITTDWAEKRLIKDLLYDYEKQSRPVVDNLTPKIYVTNTQITQQITVEFGLELLQILDLDEMDQILTTSVRSLYVSEIIFIYQKKFCRDFSISKIKIMSQLKLEHQGKPGSTGRPFRPIVRLLSSAHPRFPTRKIRTQDLLVSRQSINR; from the coding sequence atgCCATTTcaattcatcatttatttttatattctattttatattaaaaaaattgattcaaataatcaatggatcaattcaatttataataataaatcaataatttcaaattattcaaataGAACAATCAATCAACAATATTCTAGATCTTTctataaattatcattaattaataatacaaataatcatttaaacaaaattgattCATCCTATtcaaatttaaatttaaattgggaatttaaacaaaatcaaatTACAACAGATTGGGCTGAAAAACGTTTAATTAAAGATTTATTATATGATTATGAAAAACAATCAAGACCAGTTGTTGATAATTTAACACCTAAAATTTATGTAACAAATACACAAATTACACAACAAATTACAGTTGAATTTGGTTTagaattattacaaatattagaTTTAGATGAAATGGATCAAATTTTAACAACAAGTGTACGTTCATTATATGTAagtgaaataatatttatttatcagaaaaagttttgtagagatttcagtatttccaaaattaaaatcatgagtcaattgaagctagaacatcaaggaaaacctggaagcactggacggccatttcgtcctattgtgagactcctcagcagtgcgcatccacgattccccactcgcaagattcgaacccaggatctactaGTCTCGCGGCAGAGCATTAACCGatag